The Sphaerospermopsis torques-reginae ITEP-024 genome has a window encoding:
- the hemH gene encoding ferrochelatase, producing MGRVGVLLLNLGGPDKLEDVGPFLYNLFSDPEIIRLPFRWMQKPLAWFIATRREKTSQENYKQIGGGSPLRRITEEQGEALKAQLDAMGKAANIYMGMRYWHPYTEEAIAQLAQDNIEKLVILPLYPQFSISTSGSSFRLLEKLWQENPKLQPLEYTVIPSWYKQPGYLQAMAELIIEQLNQFPNPDQAHIFFSAHGVPKSYVIEAGDPYQQEIEECTQLIMQTLNRPNAHTLAYQSRVGPVEWLQPYTEDALKELGEKGVKDLVVVPISFVSEHIETLQEIDIEYREIAEEAGIENFRRAAAPNTHPVFIKALADLVIESLEKPDLKLSQVTQMKKKVKMYPQERWEWGMTTSAEVWNGRIAMLGFIALIIEIITGRGLLHAIGLLQ from the coding sequence ATGGGTCGTGTAGGCGTATTATTACTCAATCTAGGTGGACCTGATAAATTAGAAGATGTGGGTCCATTCTTATATAACCTGTTTTCAGATCCCGAAATTATTCGCCTACCATTTCGATGGATGCAAAAACCATTAGCTTGGTTTATTGCCACACGGCGAGAAAAAACATCCCAAGAAAACTATAAGCAAATTGGTGGGGGTTCACCACTGCGGCGCATTACTGAAGAACAAGGGGAAGCTTTAAAAGCGCAACTGGATGCTATGGGCAAAGCAGCGAACATCTACATGGGAATGCGTTATTGGCATCCCTACACAGAAGAAGCGATCGCCCAACTGGCACAGGATAACATTGAAAAGTTGGTAATTTTGCCACTTTATCCCCAATTTTCCATTAGTACCAGTGGTTCTAGTTTCCGGTTATTAGAAAAACTTTGGCAAGAAAACCCAAAACTTCAACCGTTGGAATACACTGTGATTCCTTCCTGGTACAAACAACCAGGTTACTTGCAAGCAATGGCGGAACTGATCATTGAGCAACTCAATCAATTTCCCAACCCTGATCAGGCACACATCTTTTTTAGCGCCCACGGTGTACCAAAAAGCTATGTTATAGAAGCCGGCGATCCTTATCAGCAGGAAATTGAGGAATGTACTCAATTAATTATGCAAACCCTTAATCGCCCCAATGCCCACACTTTAGCTTATCAAAGTCGTGTTGGTCCAGTGGAATGGCTGCAACCTTATACTGAGGATGCCTTAAAAGAACTGGGTGAAAAAGGCGTTAAAGATTTGGTAGTTGTACCCATCAGCTTTGTTTCTGAACACATTGAAACTTTGCAAGAAATTGATATTGAATATCGGGAAATAGCCGAAGAAGCAGGAATTGAAAACTTCCGACGTGCTGCTGCTCCCAACACTCATCCGGTATTTATTAAAGCATTGGCAGACTTGGTTATTGAGTCTTTAGAAAAACCGGATCTCAAACTTTCCCAAGTTACCCAGATGAAGAAAAAGGTGAAAATGTATCCTCAAGAACGCTGGGAATGGGGAATGACAACTAGCGCCGAAGTCTGGAATGGTAGAATTGCCATGCTTGGTTTCATTGCCTTGATCATCGAAATTATCACCGGTCGAGGTTTACTCCATGCTATAGGGCTTTTACAGTAG
- a CDS encoding class I SAM-dependent methyltransferase produces MATIFRDLSYRYQWLYDAISRLAALSVGGEGRFRQLALQGLNLNSDTKILDLCCGSGQTTAFLVKLSQNVTGLDASPLSLQRAKKNVPNATYIEAFAENMPFTDHEFDVVHTSAALHEMQPEQLRKIIQEVYRVLKPGGIFTLVDFHTPTNPIFWPGLSVFFWLFETETAWQLLKTDLPRLLRETSFDVGEPILYAGGSLQVIVSSKA; encoded by the coding sequence ATGGCAACAATTTTTCGAGACTTGAGTTACCGCTATCAATGGTTATATGATGCCATATCCCGGTTAGCAGCCCTGAGTGTGGGCGGTGAGGGGCGTTTTCGTCAACTCGCTTTACAAGGTTTAAACCTCAACTCAGATACTAAAATTCTAGATTTATGCTGTGGTAGTGGTCAAACTACGGCTTTTTTGGTGAAATTATCACAAAATGTTACAGGATTGGATGCTTCGCCTTTATCTTTACAACGGGCAAAAAAGAATGTGCCGAATGCTACTTATATAGAAGCATTTGCGGAAAATATGCCTTTTACAGATCATGAGTTTGATGTGGTGCATACTAGCGCGGCTTTACATGAAATGCAACCTGAACAATTAAGAAAAATCATTCAAGAAGTTTATCGAGTATTAAAACCAGGGGGAATTTTTACTTTAGTAGATTTTCATACTCCCACAAATCCTATATTTTGGCCTGGTTTATCGGTGTTTTTTTGGTTGTTTGAAACGGAAACAGCTTGGCAGTTATTAAAAACTGATTTACCTCGTTTATTAAGAGAAACTAGTTTTGATGTTGGTGAACCAATTTTATATGCTGGTG
- a CDS encoding RNA-guided endonuclease InsQ/TnpB family protein, with amino-acid sequence MLLSIKTKLKLNKTQEIFMAKHAGIARFTYNWGLATWQDLYKDGLKPNKYILKKFFNNHVKPELAWIKEKGICQKITQYAFDSLGEAFQRFFKGQSQYPNFKKKGKNDSFTIDAGGKPIPVGGTSIKLPTIGWVKTYEGLPHTTCKSIIISRTADSWYIAFSYEQECQPTIKNHAVVGVDLGVKELATLSTGVIFPNPKHYKQNLAKLQRLSKVYCRKAKGSNNKHKAKIKLARHHARIANLRKDTLHKLTTYLCKNHAKIVVEDLNVSGMLSNHKLAQAIADCGFHEFKRQLEYKAKKFGCEIIIADRFYPSSKTCSHCGHRKDSLSLSERIYHCENCSFEMDRDLNAAINLSRLAKA; translated from the coding sequence ATGCTTTTATCTATCAAAACAAAACTCAAGTTAAACAAAACCCAGGAAATATTCATGGCTAAACACGCTGGTATAGCAAGGTTTACCTATAATTGGGGTTTAGCTACTTGGCAGGATTTGTACAAAGATGGATTAAAGCCAAACAAATACATCCTCAAGAAATTCTTTAATAATCATGTAAAACCTGAATTGGCATGGATTAAAGAAAAAGGTATTTGCCAGAAAATCACTCAATACGCCTTTGATAGTTTAGGTGAAGCTTTTCAAAGATTCTTTAAAGGACAGTCTCAATATCCTAACTTCAAAAAGAAAGGAAAAAATGATAGTTTTACAATTGATGCAGGTGGTAAACCAATTCCTGTAGGTGGTACATCAATAAAACTACCGACAATTGGATGGGTAAAAACTTATGAAGGATTACCTCACACCACCTGTAAAAGTATTATTATTTCCAGGACTGCTGATAGTTGGTATATAGCCTTTTCTTATGAACAAGAATGTCAACCAACTATCAAAAACCATGCTGTTGTTGGTGTTGATTTAGGAGTCAAGGAACTAGCTACACTAAGCACTGGTGTTATATTTCCTAATCCTAAACACTATAAACAGAATCTAGCTAAACTACAAAGATTATCCAAAGTCTATTGTAGAAAAGCTAAAGGTTCAAACAATAAGCATAAAGCTAAAATTAAACTGGCTAGACATCATGCAAGAATAGCAAACCTGAGAAAAGATACTCTTCATAAACTTACTACTTACTTATGCAAAAACCACGCCAAGATAGTAGTAGAAGATTTGAATGTTTCAGGGATGTTATCAAACCATAAATTAGCCCAAGCAATAGCTGATTGTGGGTTTCATGAGTTTAAGCGTCAGCTAGAATATAAAGCTAAAAAGTTTGGTTGTGAAATTATAATTGCTGATAGATTTTATCCATCAAGTAAAACCTGTTCTCACTGTGGACATAGAAAAGATAGTCTTTCTTTATCTGAAAGAATTTATCACTGCGAGAACTGTAGTTTTGAGATGGATAGGGATCTGAATGCTGCAATTAATTTATCGCGTTTGGCTAAAGCGTGA
- a CDS encoding IS607 family transposase — MFKPHEFAKKIGVSVKTLQRWDVEGRLPAKRTLSGHRFYTEDDLLITQGLKPVDSKRKVVVYCRVSSSSQKPELRNQVSAMETFCLSRGLAVDDWVSEIGSGLNFKRKKFLSIMLSMLKGEISTIVVAHKDRMCRFAFDFIMELASSVRCQIIVANQESLSPQQELVEDLMAIIHCFSCRLYGLRNYSKEIKDHLKNAIDNPVQDMSDLDSKEIQC; from the coding sequence ATGTTTAAACCTCATGAATTTGCTAAAAAAATCGGAGTTTCAGTCAAGACCTTGCAAAGATGGGATGTTGAAGGAAGACTTCCAGCCAAAAGAACATTGTCGGGGCATCGTTTTTATACTGAAGATGATTTACTGATTACCCAGGGATTAAAACCTGTAGACTCAAAACGAAAAGTAGTTGTTTATTGTAGAGTTTCTTCGAGTAGCCAAAAACCCGAACTCAGAAACCAAGTATCCGCGATGGAAACATTTTGTTTGAGTCGTGGGTTAGCTGTTGATGATTGGGTTTCAGAGATTGGAAGCGGATTAAACTTTAAAAGAAAAAAGTTTTTATCAATTATGTTATCAATGCTTAAAGGCGAAATATCGACAATTGTTGTGGCGCACAAAGACAGAATGTGTCGGTTTGCTTTTGACTTTATTATGGAATTAGCAAGTTCCGTGAGGTGTCAGATCATAGTTGCAAATCAGGAATCTTTATCACCTCAACAAGAATTAGTGGAAGACCTAATGGCAATTATCCACTGCTTTTCTTGTCGATTGTACGGATTGAGGAATTACTCCAAAGAAATCAAGGATCATCTCAAAAATGCTATTGACAACCCTGTACAAGATATGTCAGATTTAGACAGCAAAGAAATACAGTGTTGA